A window from Salmo salar unplaced genomic scaffold, Ssal_v3.1, whole genome shotgun sequence encodes these proteins:
- the LOC123731805 gene encoding uncharacterized protein — translation MLNTNRGVLGDIETAVKGTVRITKGADNWIRDFENKYGHQDLCLGDIKALLSRVPTRGQLSDAMRNCQLDTKPPELGLGQFRAELWAHLRSTFPMIRDLSRLTDHVFGVESDFGIRIDGLKRKWIKELGERHDNTFETEEMFYDKACRNLPDKIQAKVKDVVGWRRMDGPTKEDHLRHFCRTWSNEITEEEKTRQADLDDALKKAQLAQLQNANKSTEGPDLVVTNTPVPAALPSGPGAATQPFLQRLPKAYGNPQPFHPPTPPTGPVHCWGCGPFGHKRNRCTQGPQYTRAWNPQPGFRRRRWGNYRGGNRGRYQGQGRSWKKTKDNGGHFTYVNQAGELKIDIENDYSRIPCTPEITEYSPQQRRDEDELSSVPDYLWSKRGTRHRVDKKISRTCIR, via the coding sequence ATGTTGAATACAAACCGTGGCGTTTTGGGGGAcattgaaactgcagtaaaaggcACGGTGAGGATTACGAAGGGTGCAGACAACTGGATAAGGGACTTTGAAAACAAATACGGACATCAAGACCTGTGCCTAGGGGATATAAAAGCTCTGCTTTCCCGTGTTCCGACTCGAGGGCAGTTATCAGACGCAATGAGAAATTGCCAACTGGACACCAAACCTCCCGAATTGGGACTTGGACAGTTTAGAGCAGAATTGTGGGCACACCTGAGAAGTACTTTTCCCATGATCAGGGATTTATCCCGTTTGACTGACCACGTGTTTGGAGTTGAGAGCGATTTCGGCATCCGGATTGACGGACTGAAAAGGAAGTGGATTAAAGAACTAGGGGAGCGACACGACAACACCTTTGAGACTGAAGAAATGTTCTACGACAAAGCTTGTAGGAACTTACCAGACAAAATACAGGCTAAGGTAAAAGATGTCGTTGGATGGCGTAGAATGGACGGCCCCACAAAAGAGGATCACTTGCGTCATTTCTGCAGAACGTGGTCTAATGAAataacagaagaagaaaaaacacgACAAGCAGATCTTGACGACGCCTTGAAGAAAGCTCAGCTAGCACAGCTTCAAAACGCAAACAAGAGCACAGAGGGACCTGACCTCGTAGTGACGAACACTCCAGTTCCTGCAGCACTACCCAGCGGACCTGGAGCAGCGACGCAGCCATTTTTACAGCGCCTGCCAAAGGCGTACGGGAACCCACAGCCATTCCATCCTCCCACTCCACCCACGGGACCAGTTCACTGCTGGGGATGTGGCCCGTTTGGACATAAAAGAAACCGGTGTACACAAGGACCCCAATATACCCGTGCATGGAATCCGCAGCCTGGATTCAGGCGAAGGCGTTGGGGAAACTACAGAGGAGGCAACAGAGGACGATATCAAGGACAAGGTAGATCCTGGAAGAAAACCAAAGACAACGGAGGCCATTTTACCTACGTTAATCAAGCTGGAGAGCTGAAGATTGACATCGAAAATGACTATAGCCGTATTCCTTGCACTCCTGAAATAACTGAATACAGCCCCCAACAGAGGCGGGACGAAGATGAGCTCAGTTCGGTACCAGACTACCTGTGGTCAAAAAGGGGGACACGACATCGGGTTGATAAAAAAATCAGCCGAACCTGTATAAGGTAA
- the LOC123731806 gene encoding uncharacterized protein, which produces MNNLTYSLQTHITWMNNLTYSLQTHITWMNNLTYSLQTHITWMNNLTYSLQTHITWMNNLTYSLQTHITWMNNLTYSLQTHITWMNNLTYSLQTHITWMNNLTYSLQTHITWMNNLTYSLQTHITWMNNLTYSLQTHITWMNNLTYSLQTHITWMNNLTYSLQTHITWMNNLTYSLQTHITWMNNLTYSLQTHITWMNNLTYSLQTHITWMNNLTYSLQTHITWMNNLTYSLQTHITWMNNLTYSLQTHITLTMKVFFAQLSLDVPEFEGSGLKDTKFGTWLCPSRPGTSVGILQTSVSCFFLTPLTIRQGTFLRKWVSSLTLCDRVMTNL; this is translated from the exons ATGAATAACCTCACCTACTCTCTCCAGACCCACATTACCTGGATGAATAACCTCACCTACTCTCTCCAGACCCACATTACCTGGATGAATAACCTCACCTACTCTCTCCAGACCCACATTACCTGGATGAATAACCTCACCTACTCTCTCCAGACCCACATTACCTGGATGAATAACCTCACCTACTCTCTCCAGACCCACATTACCTGGATGAATAACCTCACCTACTCTCTCCAGACCCACATTACCTGGATGAATAACCTCACCTACTCTCTCCAGACCCACATTACCTGGATGAATAACCTCACCTACTCTCTCCAGACCCACATTACCTGGATGAATAACCTCACCTACTCTCTCCAGACCCACATTACCTGGATGAATAACCTCACCTACTCTCTCCAGACCCACATTACCTGGATGAATAACCTCACCTACTCTCTCCAGACCCACATTACCTGGATGAATAACCTCACCTACTCTCTCCAGACCCACATTACCTGGATGAATAACCTCACCTACTCTCTCCAGACCCACATTACCTGGATGAATAACCTCACCTACTCTCTCCAGACCCACATTACCTGGATGAATAACCTCACCTACTCTCTCCAGACCCACATTACCTGGATGAATAACCTCACCTACTCTCTCCAGACCCACATTACCTGGATGAATAACCTCACCTACTCTCTCCAGACCCACATTACCTGGATGAATAACCTCACCTACTCTCTCCAGACCCAC ATTACCTTGACAATGAAAGTTTTTTTTGCCCAGTTATCTCTAGACGTCCCAGAATTTGAAGGCAGTGGGCTAAAAGACACGAAATTTGGCACTTGGTTATGTCCTAGCCGCCCGGGTACTAGCGTTGGGATCTTGCAAACCAGTGTGTCGTGCTTCTTCCTGACTCCTCTGACAATACGACAGGGCACATTCCTAAGGAAATGGGTAAGCTCGCTAACACTCTGCGACCGAGTGATGACGAACCTCTGA